GCTGGATGGCGCGACCGACGATGTCAATCTTGTTCCAGCCCTTCGTCGGTGAGAGCAATCCGGTATTGAAGCTCGAAGCCTGAGTGATGAGGCCGTGCAGGTTCTCACCAGTGTTATCGCCGGAGAGAAGCTGAAGTTCCTCTTCGAGGTTGACATAGTACGGCAGCGTCGAACCAATGAAGCTGTTCAGTTCCACGAAGTCGTCCAAAATCTGCTTGGTTGCAGGAATCCAAGTGGCGATGGTCCGCACCTTCTCGGAGACCGAGGTGAAGGTGACGGCGTTCTCCGGCTTGGTGCTGGCTTCCACGACCGGCGATGCGATGTTCATCGGCGTGTTGACCTTGACAAAATCAACAACTTGCATCGAGGTCGGTGCCGCGCTGAGCAGATCGCGGACCTTCAGAACCTGCCGCGCTTCCTGCGTGATCCCCGGAATCCTATCGATCTGAAGCACACCCGATACAGCCTGTCCGACTGCTGCCGAGGTGATGGTGGTCTTACGTTCGAAGTCTGCGAAGTCCTTGCCAGACAGGTTGATTCGCGCCACCCCTTTGCGGTCACGGAGAAGGCGGGCGACGTCTTCGTTCTCCTTGAGCTTCTCGGAAAACGATGGCCCGGATATATCCGCCGAGTGCTTCTCAGCGAGCTTGATGTCCAGAAAATCCACTTGCTTCTGTAGTTCTTCTAGCTGGCTCTTTGGCGCAGCGTTTGCGATGCCCTCTTTAAGGGTAGCAAGCGCGTTTTTGAGTTCGAGGTCAAGGCTGTTGGGCGTAGGCATGGTGAGGCGCTCCTGTTATTGCACAGAATGGGGTTGGTGATTTCACCCCGAGTGCAGGGAGCGGCTCGGACGGGCGCTGGTACGCGGAGACTTCAGAACGCGAGTGCTTAACTACGCGGGTCGCGGAGCCTCGGAACGCCTGTTCCTGATTATGCACCTATACGTCGGGGTGAGGCCGAATTTTCTCGCTCGGTGTTTTCATGGCTTGGCTCTTCTTTAATGAACTATGGTCGGTGGTCCCGGTGGAAGCGGCTCTGGCTCCGGCTGGCTGGCTTCGATGATCTGTTGGTGGCCATAGACAGCCTTGCCGAGTAGCGAAATCTCCTTTTGCATCGCGAAGATCACTTCGTCCTGAGCGGCGATTCGCTTCTCCTGGTCGCGCACAAGACCGATGAACATCGTGATAACGTCCCTTACATCT
This genomic window from Terriglobus albidus contains:
- a CDS encoding phage major capsid protein, whose translation is MPTPNSLDLELKNALATLKEGIANAAPKSQLEELQKQVDFLDIKLAEKHSADISGPSFSEKLKENEDVARLLRDRKGVARINLSGKDFADFERKTTITSAAVGQAVSGVLQIDRIPGITQEARQVLKVRDLLSAAPTSMQVVDFVKVNTPMNIASPVVEASTKPENAVTFTSVSEKVRTIATWIPATKQILDDFVELNSFIGSTLPYYVNLEEELQLLSGDNTGENLHGLITQASSFNTGLLSPTKGWNKIDIVGRAIQQITASKELDPTFIILHPNDWFEMRLTKDSFGRYILGDPQTNARPSLFGLDVVYTTSITNGTFLVGSGSPIASQIRDRMEMQVEISTEHQDYFVKNLVAVRAEKRLVLVVKRPASYVTGTFSSSPA